A window of the Butyricimonas virosa genome harbors these coding sequences:
- a CDS encoding RHS repeat-associated core domain-containing protein, translating to MYARLNGDIVGLTDIIDAGGNMTVDGLRGASISYNILNLPEEVCLGNEKVSYIYTSAGEKLATRVGSSLTYYRGPLVYSGNNLLYLVHPEGLTRKSTIGFVYYYAKRDHLGSTRVLCHASGNTLVADQATGYYPFGLAHGHGNLNLNRYLFSGKELQDQSLGGKLLGLYDFGSRFYDPTLGRWFNVDPRLEFVSPYGYCANNPVLYIDPNGEDIVLTISKDVTVTVATRLIDLKITVPDWTGARKLFTKSITLQGDEILLAALDIVGIVDPTGIADALSASLYAQQGDLVNAMVSGVGLIPYLGDFAKMFRMKNHFKILSMAVESGAAAEKNFHRFANNGVSPIFNSLGAASRADMFARKFNMNLNSPTVRQVLNNLDETVSSFISKNRKSSIRRVFPGEYLNMTVEEALNSGNRTVKKLLIDNRFAK from the coding sequence TTGTATGCACGTTTAAATGGAGATATCGTGGGACTTACCGACATCATTGATGCCGGTGGAAACATGACGGTTGACGGTCTTCGAGGAGCGAGTATCAGCTATAATATCTTGAACTTACCGGAAGAAGTGTGTCTAGGTAACGAAAAAGTTTCTTATATTTACACTTCGGCTGGCGAGAAGCTGGCGACACGGGTGGGGAGTTCTTTGACTTATTATCGCGGTCCCCTGGTGTACTCGGGTAACAACTTGCTTTACCTGGTACATCCCGAGGGTTTAACCCGTAAATCGACGATTGGTTTCGTTTATTATTACGCGAAGAGGGATCATCTGGGAAGCACCCGGGTTTTGTGTCACGCTAGCGGTAACACGCTTGTGGCGGATCAAGCGACGGGCTATTATCCTTTCGGTCTGGCGCACGGTCACGGGAACTTGAACCTGAATCGTTACCTTTTTAGCGGTAAAGAGTTGCAGGATCAATCTCTCGGGGGTAAGTTGCTGGGTCTTTACGATTTCGGTTCCCGCTTTTATGATCCCACGCTCGGTCGTTGGTTTAACGTTGACCCGAGGCTGGAATTCGTGAGCCCTTACGGTTATTGCGCTAATAACCCGGTGTTGTACATCGATCCTAACGGGGAGGATATCGTGTTAACCATCAGCAAGGATGTGACCGTCACCGTCGCGACCCGGTTGATCGACTTGAAGATCACGGTTCCCGATTGGACGGGAGCTCGCAAGCTCTTCACGAAAAGTATCACGTTACAGGGTGACGAGATCTTGCTTGCCGCCCTTGATATCGTGGGAATCGTTGATCCCACGGGTATAGCGGATGCCTTGAGTGCCTCTCTTTACGCTCAACAGGGGGACCTTGTGAACGCGATGGTAAGCGGAGTGGGGTTGATTCCTTACCTGGGCGATTTTGCCAAGATGTTCAGGATGAAGAATCACTTCAAGATTCTTAGCATGGCGGTGGAGAGTGGTGCGGCAGCAGAAAAAAACTTTCACCGTTTCGCTAATAATGGTGTTTCTCCTATTTTTAATTCTTTGGGAGCTGCTTCTAGGGCTGATATGTTTGCAAGAAAGTTCAACATGAATTTAAATAGTCCTACTGTTAGGCAAGTTCTAAATAATTTAGATGAAACGGTTAGTTCTTTTATATCGAAAAATAGGAAATCATCAATTAGACGAGTCTTTCCAGGGGAATATTTAAATATGACAGTTGAGGAAGCGTTAAATAGTGGAAATCGTACCGTGAAAAAATTATTAATAGATAATCGTTTTGCAAAATGA
- a CDS encoding Imm32 family immunity protein: MEKLLTFEFDNVTREVELIINKIGAKYMIDILENFINNDKNEHTHLFTKEWGKGDLSSEKQNLDENVELINLVTVRYFKDDE; the protein is encoded by the coding sequence ATGGAAAAATTATTGACGTTTGAATTTGATAATGTAACCCGTGAAGTTGAATTAATTATAAACAAAATAGGAGCAAAATATATGATCGATATTTTAGAAAATTTTATCAATAATGATAAAAATGAGCATACTCATTTGTTTACTAAAGAATGGGGTAAAGGTGATTTAAGTTCAGAAAAACAAAATTTAGATGAGAATGTTGAGTTAATAAATCTTGTGACAGTTCGTTATTTTAAGGATGATGAGTGA
- a CDS encoding RHS repeat-associated core domain-containing protein codes for MLGLYDFGSRFYDPTLGRWFNVDPKLEFVSPYGYCANNPVLYIDPNGEDIVLTISKEVTVTVATRLIDLKITVPDWTGARKLFTKSITLQGDEILLAALDIVGIVDPTGIADALSASLYAQQGDLVNAMVSGVGLIPYLGDFAKMFRMKNHFKILSMAVESGAGAAGRGFHSFSAFKRAMGNAAEGNQWHHIVGQHADNVRKFGAESIHNTNNLVEIPDYIHNKITGHYNKKYEWTNNLTVRDWLKTQNFEAQYEYGKDILQKALNGTL; via the coding sequence TTGCTGGGGCTTTACGATTTCGGTTCCCGCTTTTATGATCCCACGCTCGGTCGTTGGTTTAACGTTGACCCGAAGCTGGAATTCGTGAGCCCTTACGGTTATTGCGCTAATAACCCGGTGTTGTACATCGATCCTAACGGGGAGGATATCGTGTTAACTATCAGCAAAGAGGTGACCGTCACCGTCGCGACCCGGTTGATCGACTTGAAGATCACGGTTCCCGATTGGACGGGAGCTCGCAAGCTCTTCACGAAAAGTATCACGTTACAGGGTGACGAGATCTTGCTTGCCGCCCTTGATATCGTGGGAATCGTTGATCCCACGGGTATAGCGGATGCCTTGAGTGCCTCTCTTTACGCTCAACAAGGAGACCTTGTGAACGCGATGGTAAGCGGAGTGGGGTTGATTCCTTACCTGGGCGATTTTGCCAAGATGTTCAGGATGAAGAATCATTTCAAGATTCTTAGCATGGCGGTGGAGAGTGGTGCGGGGGCGGCTGGACGAGGGTTTCATAGTTTTTCCGCGTTTAAACGAGCGATGGGAAACGCTGCGGAAGGTAACCAATGGCATCATATCGTGGGACAACATGCAGATAATGTTCGTAAGTTCGGGGCAGAGAGTATTCATAACACGAATAATCTTGTCGAGATACCGGATTATATACATAACAAGATAACAGGGCATTATAATAAAAAATATGAATGGACTAATAATTTAACGGTACGAGATTGGCTAAAAACACAAAATTTTGAAGCCCAGTATGAATATGGAAAAGATATATTACAGAAAGCTTTAAATGGGACATTATGA
- a CDS encoding RHS repeat-associated core domain-containing protein, producing the protein MSYTYDGNQVSKINNGSSYAYDAGGNMTVDGLRGASISYNILNLPEEVCLGNEKVSYIYTSAGEKLATRVGSSLTYYRGPLVYSGNNLLYLVHPEGLTRKSTSGFVYYYAKRDHLGSTRVLCHANGNTFVADQTTGYYPFGLAHGHENLNLNRYLFSGKELQDQSLGGKLLGLYDFGSRFYDPTLGRWFNVDPKLEFVSPYGYCANNPVLYIDPNGEDIVLSISKDVTVTVATRLIDLNITVPDWTGARKLFTKSITLQGDEILLAALDIVGIVDPTGIADALSASLYAQQGDLVNAMVSGVGLIPYLGDFAKMFRMKNHFKILSMAVESGAGARGTGMAFYKSSDVGKELYNFGGSAAQHMNEYGRFVPVQILDMAIKGSKGVPDTKGSRALRHTVEMMRNGKSYKLDVVYDKQTNSIWHFVYKEIKK; encoded by the coding sequence TTGTCTTACACTTATGACGGTAACCAGGTAAGCAAGATAAATAACGGATCATCGTACGCTTATGATGCCGGTGGAAACATGACGGTTGACGGTCTTCGAGGAGCGAGTATCAGTTATAATATCTTGAATTTACCGGAAGAAGTGTGTCTAGGTAACGAAAAAGTTTCTTATATTTACACTTCGGCTGGCGAGAAGCTGGCGACACGGGTGGGGAGTTCTTTGACTTATTATCGCGGTCCCCTGGTGTACTCGGGTAACAACTTGCTTTACCTGGTACATCCCGAGGGTTTAACCCGCAAATCAACGAGTGGTTTCGTTTATTATTACGCGAAGAGGGATCATCTGGGAAGCACCCGGGTTTTGTGTCACGCAAACGGTAACACGTTTGTGGCGGATCAAACAACGGGCTATTATCCTTTCGGTCTGGCGCACGGTCACGAGAACTTGAACCTGAATCGTTACCTTTTTAGCGGTAAAGAGTTGCAGGATCAATCTCTCGGGGGTAAGTTGCTGGGTCTTTACGACTTCGGTTCCCGCTTTTATGATCCCACGCTCGGTCGTTGGTTTAACGTTGACCCGAAGCTGGAATTCGTGAGCCCTTACGGTTATTGCGCTAATAACCCGGTGTTGTACATCGATCCTAACGGGGAGGATATCGTGTTGTCTATCAGCAAGGATGTGACCGTCACCGTCGCGACCCGGTTGATCGACTTGAACATCACGGTTCCCGATTGGACTGGAGCCCGCAAGCTCTTCACGAAAAGTATCACGTTACAGGGTGACGAGATCTTGCTTGCCGCCCTTGATATCGTGGGAATCGTTGATCCCACGGGTATAGCGGATGCCTTGAGTGCCTCTCTTTACGCTCAACAGGGGGACCTTGTGAACGCGATGGTAAGCGGAGTGGGGTTGATCCCTTACCTGGGTGATTTTGCCAAGATGTTCAGGATGAAGAATCACTTCAAGATTCTTAGCATGGCGGTGGAGAGTGGTGCGGGGGCTAGGGGAACGGGGATGGCATTTTATAAATCATCTGATGTAGGCAAAGAATTATATAATTTTGGAGGCTCTGCCGCACAACACATGAATGAATATGGACGTTTTGTTCCAGTCCAAATTCTGGATATGGCTATAAAAGGTTCTAAAGGAGTTCCAGATACTAAAGGTTCAAGAGCATTACGACATACTGTTGAGATGATGAGAAACGGGAAATCGTATAAATTAGACGTTGTGTATGACAAGCAAACTAATTCGATATGGCATTTTGTGTATAAAGAAATAAAAAAATAG
- a CDS encoding magnesium and cobalt transport protein CorA, producing the protein MYEKNDKRRVYWLIDLYLAGKIDDKTFCDEFYYSYDLEMDGSTLTKLEREVFDVLSIVTERCSFVEEEDPEIKKVFFDKKDLCYAIIEAKRSFEKQKNLMTDPYSY; encoded by the coding sequence ATGTACGAGAAAAATGACAAGAGAAGAGTTTATTGGCTCATAGATCTGTATTTGGCCGGTAAAATAGATGACAAGACATTTTGTGATGAATTTTATTATTCATACGACTTGGAAATGGATGGAAGTACGCTCACGAAGCTTGAACGAGAAGTTTTTGACGTGCTAAGCATAGTTACGGAAAGGTGTTCATTCGTTGAAGAAGAAGATCCGGAAATAAAAAAAGTTTTTTTTGACAAGAAAGATCTATGTTATGCTATCATCGAAGCCAAACGGAGTTTTGAAAAACAGAAAAATTTAATGACTGATCCATACTCGTATTGA
- a CDS encoding RHS repeat-associated core domain-containing protein, translating to MNGNLTSLTRTSSSGVASSLSYTYDGTQVSKINNGPSYAYDAGGNMIVDGLRGASISYNILNLPEEVCLGNEKVSYIYTSAGEKLATRVGSSLTYYRGPLVYSGNNLLYLVYPEGLTRKSTGGYVYYYMKRDHLGSTRVLCHASGNTLVADQTTGYYPFGLAHGHGNLNLNRYLFSGKELQDQSLGGKLLGLYDFGSRFYDPTLGRWFNVDPRLEFVSPYGYCANNPVLYIDPNGEDIVLTISKDVTVTVATRLIDLKITVPDWTGARKLFTKSITLQGDEILLAALDIVGIVDPTGIADALSASLYAQQGDLVNAMVSGVGLIPYLGDFAKMFRMKNHFKILSMAVESGAGAAKGGGRGLGNPFVGKSFEEIDHMFRMKGFEMKGIDPLMGKGSYFNPKTGTKYYLDWGEKEYKTGRESFHVDVFYNGHLKYEKAKFFLDGSPKQYKELKTKR from the coding sequence TTGAACGGGAACCTGACCTCGCTAACCCGCACGAGTTCAAGTGGAGTCGCCTCGTCATTGTCTTACACTTATGACGGTACCCAGGTAAGCAAGATAAATAACGGGCCATCGTACGCTTATGATGCCGGGGGAAACATGATCGTTGACGGTCTTCGAGGAGCGAGTATCAGCTATAATATCTTGAACTTACCGGAGGAAGTGTGTCTAGGTAACGAAAAAGTTTCTTATATTTACACTTCGGCTGGCGAGAAGCTGGCGACACGGGTGGGGAGTTCTTTGACTTATTATCGCGGTCCCCTGGTGTACTCGGGTAACAACTTGCTTTACCTGGTATATCCCGAGGGTTTAACCCGTAAATCGACGGGTGGTTACGTTTACTATTACATGAAACGGGACCACCTTGGAAGCACGCGGGTTTTGTGTCACGCGAGCGGTAACACGCTGGTGGCGGATCAAACGACGGGATATTACCCTTTCGGCCTGGCGCACGGTCACGGGAACTTGAACCTGAATCGTTACCTTTTTAGCGGTAAAGAGTTGCAGGATCAATCTCTCGGGGGTAAGTTGCTGGGTCTTTACGATTTCGGTTCCCGCTTTTATGATCCCACGCTCGGTCGTTGGTTTAACGTTGACCCGAGGCTGGAATTCGTGAGCCCTTACGGTTATTGCGCTAATAACCCGGTGTTGTACATCGATCCTAACGGGGAGGATATCGTGTTAACCATCAGCAAGGATGTGACCGTCACCGTCGCGACCCGGTTGATCGACTTGAAGATCACGGTTCCCGATTGGACGGGAGCTCGCAAGCTCTTCACGAAAAGTATCACGTTACAGGGTGACGAGATCTTGCTTGCCGCCCTTGATATCGTGGGAATCGTTGATCCCACGGGAATCGCCGATGCCTTGAGTGCCTCTCTTTACGCTCAACAGGGCGACCTTGTGAACGCGATGGTAAGCGGAGTGGGGTTGATTCCTTATCTTGGTGATTTTGCCAAGATGTTCAGGATGAAGAATCATTTCAAGATTCTTAGCATGGCGGTGGAGAGTGGTGCGGGGGCGGCTAAAGGAGGGGGACGAGGATTGGGTAATCCATTTGTTGGTAAGTCTTTTGAAGAGATTGATCATATGTTCAGGATGAAGGGGTTTGAAATGAAAGGTATTGATCCATTAATGGGAAAAGGATCGTATTTTAATCCTAAAACAGGAACAAAATATTATCTTGATTGGGGAGAAAAGGAATACAAAACGGGTAGGGAGAGTTTTCACGTAGATGTTTTTTATAATGGACATTTAAAATATGAAAAAGCGAAGTTTTTTTTAGATGGTTCACCCAAACAGTATAAAGAATTAAAAACAAAACGATAA
- a CDS encoding N-acetylmuramoyl-L-alanine amidase yields MKHSLAILSFLFLIIFMFPATAQETAKANKGEGVLQFLKRFNRTKSFHFDRFIELNRDKLDKNNGLKLGVTYSLPPLNNEGNEPLFGEKLAKYTIDSDELNGACFYLVSGHGGPDPGAIGELRGHPLHEDEYAYDIMLRLARNLMSKGAKVHIIIQDAKDGIRNDKYLDVSDRETCMGQAIPLNQVKRLQQRCDKINELFKKDKEHYRRALFIHLDSRSESKQIDVFFYHYDGSAKGKHLANTLQNVFNRKYDKHQPLRGFSGTVSPRDLFVIKQSLPVAVFVELGNIQNSRDQQRFLLDDNRQALANWMCEGLIEDYKNYKNK; encoded by the coding sequence ATGAAACACTCGCTCGCTATACTTTCTTTTTTATTCCTAATTATCTTCATGTTTCCCGCTACCGCACAGGAAACAGCCAAAGCAAACAAGGGAGAAGGAGTCCTGCAATTTTTAAAACGTTTCAATCGCACGAAATCATTTCATTTCGACCGTTTCATCGAACTGAACCGGGATAAGCTGGACAAAAATAACGGCCTGAAACTCGGAGTCACATATTCCCTTCCTCCTTTAAACAATGAAGGAAACGAACCTCTATTCGGAGAGAAACTGGCAAAATACACTATTGATTCCGACGAGTTAAACGGGGCCTGCTTTTATCTCGTGAGTGGACACGGGGGACCGGACCCCGGGGCCATCGGAGAATTACGGGGCCACCCGTTACACGAGGACGAGTACGCCTATGACATCATGCTCCGTCTGGCCCGTAACCTCATGTCAAAAGGAGCCAAAGTACACATCATCATCCAAGACGCAAAAGACGGCATACGCAACGATAAATACCTTGACGTCAGCGACCGGGAAACCTGTATGGGACAAGCCATTCCCTTGAACCAGGTCAAACGTCTGCAACAACGTTGCGACAAAATCAACGAACTATTCAAGAAAGACAAGGAACACTATCGCCGGGCTCTTTTTATTCACCTCGACAGCCGGAGCGAGAGTAAGCAAATAGACGTGTTTTTCTACCATTACGATGGAAGTGCCAAGGGCAAACATCTGGCAAACACGCTACAAAATGTTTTCAACCGGAAATACGACAAGCACCAACCCCTACGGGGTTTTTCCGGCACCGTGTCCCCACGTGACTTGTTCGTAATCAAGCAATCCCTACCCGTTGCCGTCTTCGTCGAGCTTGGCAATATCCAGAACAGCCGGGATCAGCAACGTTTCCTGCTGGACGATAACCGACAGGCTCTAGCAAATTGGATGTGCGAGGGACTTATCGAAGATTATAAAAACTACAAGAATAAATAA
- a CDS encoding TonB-dependent receptor — MKNLFTLVILLCPALYGWADEENTAKKATDAHITGHIILKETGEHLPFMTILLKGTNIGTATDETGHFFLKNLPEGKYTLRVQGVGYKSAEKEIVIVKGKTQEVNFEISEDAVLLDGAVVTANRNETDRREAPVIVNVLSPKVFENTNSVCLSQGLNFQPGLRVENNCQNCGFQQVRINGLDGPYSQILIDSRPMCSSLAGVYGLEQIPANMVERVEILRGGGSALFGSNAIAGTINIITREPLYNFFQVGHTLSAIDGESFDNVTSFNGAIVNEQRDAGIYLFGMVRDRQAYDHDDDGFSELGKINSTTLGFKTYYKPTHFSKLTLEYHHIKEFRRGGNNLDRPPHEADVAEQADHNIHGGSLNYSLSSKDYKHRLNVYSSIQNIGRESYYGAGRDTNAYGKTKDFTVVGGAQYSYDFDNFLFMPSSLTAGVEYSYNKLNDLMLGYHREINQEVSVYSAYLQNEWKTGRFSFLLGGRLDKNSEIDDPIFSPRLNIRYNPIPDLSLRASYSEGFRAPQTYDEDLHVAAVGGEVTLIQVAKDLKTERSRSYSASVDYYTTWGPVQINLLLEGFYTSLHNPFVLEEIESDDENKILERRNGSDAVVKGFNLEGKIAPHKSVQLQFGATLQSSKYDKPVAWSKDPEVEACRKLLRSPDQYGYATLNLLPFKSFSAALSGTYTGPMYVGHSAGYIEKDVLKKTDSFFDATIKLAYDIKIGKGYTLQFNMGLQNVFDSYQDDFDKGEFRDSGYIYGPGLPRTYFAGLKFGIF, encoded by the coding sequence ATGAAAAACTTATTTACACTCGTTATATTACTTTGCCCGGCCCTTTACGGTTGGGCTGATGAAGAAAACACCGCGAAGAAAGCCACGGACGCCCATATCACCGGACACATTATCCTGAAAGAGACCGGCGAACATCTCCCCTTCATGACCATATTACTAAAAGGAACCAATATCGGCACGGCCACGGACGAAACCGGACATTTCTTCCTGAAAAACCTACCGGAAGGAAAATACACGCTTCGAGTACAGGGTGTTGGTTACAAAAGTGCTGAAAAAGAGATCGTGATCGTGAAAGGAAAAACTCAAGAAGTCAACTTCGAAATCAGCGAGGACGCCGTTCTACTTGACGGAGCCGTAGTTACCGCAAACCGGAATGAAACGGATCGAAGGGAAGCTCCCGTTATCGTCAACGTACTATCTCCCAAAGTATTCGAAAACACGAACTCCGTGTGTTTATCCCAAGGATTAAACTTCCAACCGGGACTACGGGTAGAAAACAACTGCCAAAACTGCGGTTTCCAACAAGTGCGAATCAACGGACTGGATGGCCCCTACTCCCAGATATTAATCGACAGTCGTCCCATGTGCAGCTCGCTTGCCGGAGTGTACGGCTTGGAACAAATACCCGCCAACATGGTCGAACGAGTAGAGATACTACGGGGTGGAGGCTCTGCCCTCTTCGGATCAAACGCCATAGCCGGAACAATCAACATCATCACGCGAGAACCCTTGTACAACTTTTTCCAAGTAGGGCATACCCTTTCCGCCATCGACGGGGAAAGTTTCGACAACGTAACCTCCTTCAACGGAGCCATTGTCAATGAGCAACGGGATGCCGGTATCTACCTGTTCGGGATGGTACGTGATCGCCAAGCTTATGATCATGACGATGACGGTTTTTCCGAACTGGGGAAAATAAATAGTACAACACTCGGTTTCAAGACTTACTACAAACCGACTCATTTCAGTAAACTCACCCTGGAATACCATCACATCAAAGAATTCCGGCGGGGAGGAAACAATTTAGACAGACCTCCTCACGAGGCTGATGTGGCAGAACAAGCCGATCACAACATTCACGGCGGAAGCCTGAATTACTCCCTCTCGTCGAAGGACTACAAACACCGCCTGAACGTGTACTCTTCCATCCAGAACATCGGACGGGAATCCTACTACGGTGCCGGACGGGACACGAACGCTTACGGGAAAACCAAAGACTTCACGGTTGTGGGCGGAGCCCAGTACTCCTACGATTTCGACAACTTCCTGTTTATGCCCTCTTCCCTCACCGCAGGAGTAGAATACTCCTACAACAAACTGAACGACCTCATGCTAGGTTACCACAGGGAAATCAATCAAGAAGTCTCCGTGTACAGCGCGTACCTTCAAAACGAGTGGAAAACCGGACGTTTCAGCTTTCTATTAGGAGGACGTCTGGATAAAAACTCGGAAATCGACGATCCAATATTCAGTCCTCGCTTGAACATTCGTTATAACCCGATCCCCGATTTAAGCCTGCGGGCAAGCTATTCCGAAGGATTCCGGGCTCCCCAGACCTACGATGAGGACCTTCACGTGGCGGCCGTAGGCGGGGAAGTTACCCTAATACAAGTGGCAAAAGACTTGAAGACCGAACGTTCCCGCAGTTACAGCGCATCCGTGGATTATTATACCACCTGGGGTCCCGTGCAAATCAATCTCCTGCTGGAAGGATTCTACACGAGCCTCCACAACCCATTCGTGCTGGAAGAAATAGAATCAGATGACGAGAACAAAATACTGGAACGCCGTAACGGCTCAGATGCCGTGGTGAAAGGATTTAACCTTGAAGGCAAAATCGCCCCACACAAATCCGTACAACTACAATTCGGGGCAACCTTGCAAAGTAGTAAATACGATAAACCTGTCGCGTGGAGCAAAGACCCCGAAGTGGAAGCCTGTCGCAAACTGTTGCGTTCCCCCGACCAATACGGCTACGCCACGCTGAACCTGCTCCCGTTCAAAAGCTTCTCGGCAGCCCTCTCCGGAACTTACACGGGTCCGATGTACGTGGGACACTCCGCCGGGTACATCGAAAAAGACGTGTTGAAAAAAACGGATTCTTTCTTTGACGCCACGATCAAATTGGCATACGACATCAAGATCGGCAAAGGCTACACGCTCCAATTTAACATGGGGCTACAAAACGTATTCGACAGTTACCAGGACGACTTTGACAAGGGAGAATTCCGGGATTCCGGCTACATTTACGGTCCGGGCTTGCCAAGAACCTATTTTGCAGGCTTGAAATTCGGAATATTCTAA
- a CDS encoding RHS repeat-associated core domain-containing protein, with product MTVDGLRGASISYNILNLPEEVCLGNEKVSYIYTSAGEKLATRVGSSLTYYRGPLVYSGNNLLYLVHPEGLTRKSTGGYVYYYMKRDHLGSTRVLCHASGTTLVADQTTGYYPFGLAHGHGNLNLNRYLFSGKELQDQSLGGKLLGLYDFGSRFYDPTLGRWFNVDPRLEFVGPYGYCANNPVLYIDPNGEDIVLTISKEVTVTVATRLIDLKITVPDWTGARKLFTKSITLQGDEILLAALDIVGIVDPTGIADALSASLYAQQGDLVNAMVSGVGLIPYLGDFAKMFRMKNHFKILSMAVESGAGAAKGGGRVFWSGEGNSAVEIAAREFATKNGMTTLEMTRAGQNLTDLTKGLPWSEAGPMWRRMSAAFAKSTSGTVHVFQNARSISVNSV from the coding sequence ATGACGGTTGACGGTCTTCGAGGAGCGAGTATCAGCTATAATATCTTGAACTTACCGGAAGAAGTGTGTCTAGGTAACGAAAAAGTTTCTTATATTTACACTTCGGCTGGCGAGAAGTTGGCGACACGGGTGGGGAGTTCTTTGACTTATTATCGCGGTCCCCTGGTGTACTCGGGTAACAACTTGCTTTACCTGGTACATCCCGAGGGTTTGACTCGCAAATCGACGGGTGGTTACGTTTACTATTACATGAAACGGGACCACCTTGGAAGCACGCGGGTTTTGTGTCACGCTAGCGGTACGACGTTGGTTGCGGATCAAACGACTGGATATTATCCTTTCGGCCTGGCGCACGGTCACGGGAACTTGAACCTGAATCGTTACCTTTTTAGCGGTAAAGAGTTGCAGGATCAATCTCTCGGGGGTAAGTTGCTGGGTCTTTACGATTTCGGTTCCCGCTTTTATGATCCCACGCTCGGTCGTTGGTTTAACGTTGACCCGAGGCTGGAATTCGTGGGCCCTTACGGTTATTGCGCTAATAACCCGGTGTTGTACATCGATCCTAACGGGGAGGATATCGTGTTAACCATCAGCAAGGAGGTGACCGTCACCGTCGCGACCCGGTTGATCGACTTGAAGATCACGGTTCCCGATTGGACGGGAGCTCGCAAGCTCTTCACGAAAAGTATCACGTTACAGGGTGACGAGATCTTGCTTGCCGCCCTTGATATCGTGGGAATCGTTGATCCCACGGGTATAGCGGATGCCTTGAGTGCCTCTCTTTACGCTCAACAGGGGGACCTTGTGAACGCGATGGTAAGCGGAGTGGGGTTGATTCCTTACCTGGGCGATTTTGCCAAGATGTTCAGGATGAAGAATCACTTCAAGATTCTTAGCATGGCGGTGGAGAGTGGTGCGGGGGCGGCTAAAGGAGGGGGACGAGTTTTTTGGTCGGGTGAGGGAAACTCTGCAGTGGAAATAGCAGCTCGAGAGTTTGCAACTAAAAATGGAATGACAACCTTGGAGATGACTAGAGCTGGTCAAAACTTAACTGATCTGACGAAAGGACTTCCTTGGTCAGAAGCGGGACCAATGTGGCGTAGAATGTCAGCTGCTTTTGCAAAAAGCACTTCCGGTACTGTTCATGTATTTCAGAATGCAAGAAGTATAAGTGTAAATAGTGTTTGA
- a CDS encoding Imm32 family immunity protein, with amino-acid sequence MAKLLSFVVNQERGGTTVNVFINKEGAEFLIEGLQSFIDAGKTEHWHLFTPEWGGDELTSNNLTLNDKNELMNLVTIWFYDDPNESDD; translated from the coding sequence ATGGCAAAATTATTATCATTTGTTGTCAATCAGGAAAGAGGAGGGACAACTGTAAACGTATTTATAAATAAAGAAGGTGCTGAATTTTTAATTGAAGGTTTGCAAAGTTTTATTGATGCGGGTAAAACTGAACATTGGCATTTATTTACTCCAGAATGGGGGGGAGATGAGTTAACTTCTAATAATTTAACTTTAAATGATAAAAATGAATTAATGAATCTTGTTACAATTTGGTTTTATGATGATCCTAATGAATCTGACGATTGA